In Archangium violaceum, the following are encoded in one genomic region:
- a CDS encoding NAD(P)-dependent alcohol dehydrogenase, translating into MLTVNAYAATAATTPLGPTTIQRRDLGPHDVLIEIKFCGICHSDIHHTRSEWGSQTYPIVPGHEIAGIVAKVGSKVTRHAVGDRVGVGCLVDSCGDCANCRKGEEQHCLKGSTLTYGSIGKDGQLTQGGYSTHIVVTEDFVLKIPKGIELDAAAPLLCAGITTYAPLRHWGAGPGKKVAVVGLGGLGHMAVKLAHAMGADVTVLSQSLSKKEDGLRLGADHYYATKDPETFKKLAGSFDLIVNTVSAKIDLDAYLSLLALDGALVNVGAPAEPLSLNVFSLLMPRRSFAGSLIGGIRQTPASPSTPSRSLASPWPRAWWWTTPSSSSRTSSA; encoded by the coding sequence ATGCTCACCGTCAATGCCTACGCGGCCACGGCCGCGACAACCCCCCTGGGTCCGACGACCATCCAGCGTCGTGACCTCGGCCCGCACGACGTCCTCATCGAGATCAAGTTCTGCGGCATCTGCCACTCCGACATCCACCACACTCGCAGTGAGTGGGGTTCGCAGACCTACCCCATCGTCCCCGGCCACGAGATCGCCGGGATCGTCGCCAAGGTCGGCTCCAAGGTCACCCGGCATGCAGTCGGAGACCGCGTCGGCGTCGGCTGTCTGGTCGACTCCTGCGGCGATTGCGCGAACTGCCGCAAGGGTGAGGAGCAGCACTGCCTCAAGGGGAGCACCCTGACCTACGGCAGCATCGGGAAGGACGGCCAGCTCACCCAGGGCGGCTATTCCACCCACATCGTCGTGACCGAGGACTTCGTCCTCAAGATCCCCAAGGGCATCGAGCTCGACGCCGCCGCGCCGCTGCTGTGCGCCGGCATCACGACGTACGCGCCGCTGCGCCATTGGGGCGCCGGCCCTGGCAAGAAGGTGGCCGTCGTCGGCCTGGGCGGGCTCGGGCACATGGCCGTCAAGCTCGCGCACGCCATGGGGGCCGACGTCACCGTCCTGTCGCAGTCGCTCAGCAAGAAGGAGGACGGCCTGCGCCTCGGTGCGGACCACTACTACGCCACGAAGGACCCGGAGACGTTCAAGAAGCTCGCCGGCTCGTTCGACCTCATCGTGAACACGGTGAGCGCGAAGATCGACCTCGACGCCTACCTGTCACTGCTGGCCCTGGACGGCGCCCTGGTCAACGTGGGCGCACCCGCGGAGCCGCTCTCACTCAACGTGTTCTCCCTCCTCATGCCCCGCCGGTCGTTCGCGGGTTCGCTGATCGGCGGCATCCGCCAGACGCCGGCTTCTCCATCAACACCCTCACGCTCTTTGGCCTCACCCTGGCCACGGGCCTGGTGGTGGACGACGCCATCGTCGTCATCGAGAACATCGAGCGCCTGA
- a CDS encoding NADPH-dependent F420 reductase produces MGGTVGRAWGRAGHEVLFSSRHPEELRPVARQLGPRASVGTPRDAAAFGQVVLFAVPYGALPQLGRDLQEVLGGKVVLDACNPYPGSDDEALVREAHANGVGTTSAKLLPGTRLVRAFSAVDATAVEASPSQRTGKLAVPIAGDDAQAVEVAVQLVRDAGCEPLVVGNLAAARGFQRGGPGFRANTTMADLRRRLGLPPGD; encoded by the coding sequence ATGGGCGGTACGGTTGGCCGGGCATGGGGGCGGGCGGGGCATGAGGTCCTTTTCTCCTCACGTCACCCAGAGGAGCTCCGTCCCGTGGCGCGCCAACTGGGCCCGCGCGCCTCGGTGGGTACGCCGCGTGACGCAGCCGCGTTCGGCCAGGTCGTACTGTTCGCCGTACCGTACGGCGCGCTGCCGCAGCTTGGGCGCGACCTGCAGGAGGTGCTGGGCGGCAAGGTCGTGCTCGACGCCTGTAACCCCTACCCGGGCAGCGACGACGAGGCCTTGGTGCGTGAGGCGCACGCCAACGGGGTAGGCACCACTTCGGCGAAGCTCCTGCCGGGCACGCGGCTGGTGCGCGCCTTCAGCGCCGTCGACGCCACCGCCGTCGAGGCGTCGCCCTCCCAGCGGACCGGGAAGCTGGCGGTGCCCATCGCCGGGGACGACGCCCAGGCGGTCGAGGTGGCCGTGCAGCTTGTGCGGGACGCGGGCTGTGAGCCGCTCGTGGTGGGCAACCTCGCCGCGGCTCGCGGTTTCCAGCGTGGCGGCCCGGGCTTCCGTGCCAACACGACGATGGCGGACCTGCGCCGGCGGCTCGGCCTGCCCCCAGGGGATTGA
- a CDS encoding SDR family oxidoreductase has translation MAISVSPGIIVTPLAKDELTGPRGEGYRRMIEVSAAGCPGTPDEVGTVGALLMGPDGGFITGSDFLMDGGVTAAYWYGELAPH, from the coding sequence ATGGCCATCAGTGTCAGCCCGGGCATCATTGTGACCCCGCTCGCCAAGGACGAACTGACCGGGCCGCGGGGCGAAGGGTACCGGCGCATGATCGAGGTGTCCGCGGCCGGGTGTCCCGGCACTCCAGACGAGGTGGGAACTGTTGGCGCGCTGCTCATGGGCCCGGACGGTGGATTCATCACCGGCAGCGATTTCCTCATGGATGGCGGAGTGACCGCCGCCTATTGGTACGGCGAACTCGCTCCGCACTGA
- a CDS encoding NAD(P)-dependent alcohol dehydrogenase, giving the protein MPKTPAYAAPAAGKPLAPFSFEQREVGPHDVLIDILYSGVCHSDIHQARDEWGGAIFPMVPGHEIIGRVKQVGQHVTKLKVGDMAGVGCMVDSCRDCQTCRRDLEQFCERGMAATYNGTYMDRKTPTYGGYASRIVVTEHFALKVPEGLDPAAAAPLLCAGITTYSPLRQWNCKKGDRVGVVGLGGLGHMAVKLAASMGAEVTVLSTSRTKEADARRLGAQGFAVTKDADTFKKLSGRFDLIIDTISAPHDYNQYLGMLRPQGTLVVVGVPPEAVPVHAFSLIGGNKRLVGSMIGGIAETQEMLDYCAKHNIVSDIEIIPIQKINEAYERMMKGDVRYRFVIDIASLERA; this is encoded by the coding sequence ATGCCGAAGACTCCTGCCTATGCCGCCCCCGCCGCTGGAAAGCCGCTGGCGCCCTTCTCGTTCGAGCAGCGCGAGGTCGGCCCCCATGACGTGCTCATCGACATCCTCTACAGCGGGGTCTGCCACTCCGACATCCACCAGGCCCGTGACGAGTGGGGCGGCGCCATCTTCCCCATGGTGCCGGGCCACGAGATCATCGGCCGCGTCAAGCAGGTGGGCCAGCACGTCACGAAGCTGAAGGTGGGCGACATGGCGGGCGTCGGCTGCATGGTGGACTCGTGCCGCGACTGCCAGACGTGCCGCCGCGACCTGGAGCAGTTCTGCGAGCGGGGCATGGCCGCCACGTACAACGGCACGTACATGGACCGGAAGACGCCGACCTACGGCGGCTACGCGTCCCGCATCGTCGTCACCGAGCACTTCGCGCTGAAGGTGCCCGAAGGGCTCGACCCCGCCGCCGCCGCGCCGCTGCTGTGCGCCGGCATCACCACGTACTCGCCGCTGCGCCAGTGGAACTGCAAGAAGGGCGACCGCGTGGGCGTGGTGGGCCTGGGTGGGCTGGGCCACATGGCCGTGAAGCTCGCCGCGTCCATGGGCGCGGAGGTGACGGTGCTCAGCACGTCCCGCACCAAGGAGGCCGACGCGCGCCGCCTGGGCGCCCAGGGCTTCGCGGTCACCAAGGACGCGGACACCTTCAAGAAGCTGTCGGGCCGCTTCGACCTCATCATCGACACCATCTCCGCCCCGCATGACTACAACCAGTACCTGGGCATGCTGCGCCCCCAGGGCACCCTGGTGGTGGTCGGCGTGCCGCCGGAGGCGGTGCCCGTGCACGCGTTCTCGCTCATCGGCGGGAACAAGCGCCTGGTCGGGTCGATGATCGGCGGCATCGCCGAGACGCAGGAGATGCTCGACTACTGCGCGAAGCACAACATCGTGTCGGACATCGAGATCATCCCCATCCAGAAGATCAACGAGGCCTACGAGCGCATGATGAAGGGCGACGTGCGCTACCGCTTCGTCATCGACATCGCGAGCCTCGAGCGCGCGTAG
- a CDS encoding LysR family transcriptional regulator: MAFTPLNALNAFLAVARKRGFTAAAAELGVSPSALSQSVRQLEERLGVPLLTRTSRSVALTEAGRRLLENAGPAVDQALEALKTAAVQPGEVTGRVRLTVPAIAVSTLIAPLLPRFLARYPKVEVDVRVEDRFVDIVAEGLDAGIRLTESIERDMVQVRLSDACRFVVVAAPSYLERRGTPETPDDLLSHDCICIRSTTTSGIYQWELERGPRSWRVPVQGPVITSDSHLMLRMAEAGVGLAYAFEPMVTEELRRGTLRVVLEPYAALVPGLFLYFPSRAQVSPALRAFVDVAREAAPRKKREAPEGARGPASPRPPRKA; this comes from the coding sequence ATGGCCTTCACACCGCTCAATGCCCTGAATGCGTTCCTCGCCGTGGCCCGGAAGCGCGGCTTCACGGCCGCCGCCGCCGAGCTCGGCGTCTCTCCGTCCGCGCTGAGCCAGTCCGTCCGCCAGCTCGAGGAGCGGCTTGGCGTCCCCCTGCTCACGCGGACCTCCCGAAGCGTGGCGCTGACGGAGGCGGGGCGGCGCCTGCTGGAGAACGCCGGGCCGGCGGTGGACCAGGCACTGGAGGCACTGAAGACGGCCGCGGTGCAGCCCGGGGAGGTGACGGGCCGGGTGCGGCTGACGGTTCCCGCCATCGCGGTGTCCACCCTCATCGCGCCGCTGCTGCCACGGTTCCTCGCGCGCTACCCGAAGGTGGAGGTGGACGTTCGGGTGGAGGACCGCTTCGTGGACATCGTGGCCGAGGGGCTGGACGCGGGGATCCGGCTGACGGAATCCATCGAGCGGGACATGGTGCAGGTCCGGCTGTCGGACGCGTGCCGGTTCGTGGTGGTGGCCGCGCCCTCGTACCTGGAGCGGAGGGGCACGCCGGAGACACCGGACGACCTGCTGTCCCATGACTGCATCTGCATCCGCTCCACCACGACGTCAGGCATCTACCAGTGGGAGTTGGAGCGCGGGCCGCGGAGCTGGCGCGTGCCGGTGCAGGGGCCCGTCATCACCTCGGACAGCCACCTAATGCTGCGGATGGCGGAGGCTGGGGTGGGGCTCGCCTACGCGTTCGAGCCCATGGTGACGGAGGAACTGCGGCGAGGCACCCTGCGCGTGGTGCTGGAGCCCTACGCGGCGTTGGTGCCGGGCCTGTTCCTCTACTTCCCCAGCCGCGCGCAGGTATCGCCCGCGCTGCGGGCCTTCGTGGACGTGGCCCGCGAGGCGGCGCCACGGAAGAAGAGGGAGGCCCCGGAAGGCGCACGGGGTCCCGCGAGCCCGCGCCCACCGCGAAAAGCATGA
- a CDS encoding alpha/beta hydrolase — MRKIIVFLGLLISSFSVMTACSPLASPARNLALGDMSNGADNFYTSDRVTMQKVTLKNQYKMNVAGNLFIPKDLNRNAKNPAIVVGHPMGAVKEQSANLYATKMAEQGFVTLSLDLSFWGESGGQPRNAVSPDIYAEDFSAAIDFLGTLPFIDRERIGAIGICGSGSFVISAAKIDPRMKAIATVSMYDMGAANRNGLRHSVTLEQRKKILEEAAQQRHVEFSGGETRYTSGTPEQLDENSTAIDREFYDFYRTSRGHSPNTTTHPTLTSNVKFMNFYPFTDIETISPRPMLFITGENAHSREFSEDAYRLAGQPKELVIVPGAGHVDLYDRVNLIPFDKLTTFFRDNLK, encoded by the coding sequence ATGAGAAAGATCATTGTGTTTTTAGGACTTCTGATCAGCTCATTCTCGGTAATGACTGCCTGCAGCCCGCTGGCGAGTCCGGCGAGAAACCTGGCGCTCGGAGATATGTCCAATGGCGCGGACAATTTCTACACGAGCGATAGGGTAACCATGCAGAAGGTTACCTTGAAGAATCAATACAAGATGAACGTCGCAGGGAATCTTTTCATTCCCAAGGACTTGAATCGGAATGCGAAGAATCCGGCGATCGTCGTCGGGCATCCCATGGGTGCGGTGAAAGAGCAAAGTGCGAATCTGTATGCCACGAAAATGGCTGAACAGGGATTCGTTACTTTGTCCTTGGATCTGTCTTTCTGGGGCGAGAGTGGTGGCCAGCCTCGCAACGCTGTTTCGCCGGACATCTATGCCGAGGATTTCAGTGCCGCGATCGATTTCCTGGGCACCCTGCCATTTATTGACAGGGAGCGGATTGGTGCCATTGGGATTTGCGGCAGCGGGAGCTTTGTCATCAGTGCGGCCAAGATTGATCCGCGCATGAAAGCCATCGCGACAGTCAGCATGTACGATATGGGCGCCGCCAACCGAAACGGGCTCAGGCATTCCGTGACCCTCGAGCAGAGAAAGAAGATCCTCGAGGAGGCAGCGCAGCAGCGCCATGTGGAGTTCTCGGGAGGTGAAACCCGATACACCAGCGGGACGCCTGAGCAGCTGGATGAGAATTCAACTGCGATTGATCGCGAATTCTATGACTTCTACCGCACTTCCAGAGGTCATAGCCCGAACACCACGACGCATCCAACGCTGACCAGTAACGTCAAATTCATGAATTTCTACCCGTTCACGGACATAGAGACGATTTCTCCTCGTCCTATGCTCTTCATCACGGGTGAGAACGCTCATTCCAGAGAGTTCAGTGAAGATGCCTACAGGCTTGCCGGTCAACCCAAGGAACTGGTCATTGTTCCTGGCGCTGGCCACGTGGATCTCTACGATCGTGTCAACCTCATTCCATTTGACAAGTTGACCACCTTCTTCCGGGACAATCTGAAGTAA
- a CDS encoding LysR family transcriptional regulator produces MKTVLLPQLHVFLAVARLKSFRGAARELGVSTAAVSKSVRQLEEQLRVVLLTRTTRSVALTEAGRRLVEDAGPGLGQALAALQGVSAQPGEAVGRLKLSVPRTAVPFVITPVLPTFRARHPRVEVDIVIEDRLVDVVAEGYDAGVRLSEFLERDMVQVRLTNPFRFVVVGAPGYLARHGTPERPEDLLRHQCVILRSQTTGTPYAWELERGRRNWRVPVRGGVATNDEQTSVALSAEGLGLAYAFEPAVQEHLRSGRLVRVLEAYAPTVPGFFLYYPSRAQRSGPLRLFVETAKELAAMRM; encoded by the coding sequence ATGAAGACGGTTCTCCTCCCGCAGCTCCATGTGTTCCTTGCCGTCGCGCGCCTCAAGAGCTTCCGCGGTGCGGCACGCGAGCTCGGCGTTTCCACGGCCGCGGTGAGTAAGTCGGTGCGGCAGCTGGAGGAGCAGCTGCGCGTGGTGCTGCTCACCCGCACCACCCGCAGCGTGGCGCTGACGGAGGCGGGGCGGCGACTGGTGGAGGACGCGGGCCCAGGCCTGGGGCAAGCACTCGCCGCGCTCCAAGGGGTGTCGGCGCAGCCCGGGGAGGCCGTGGGGAGGCTGAAGCTGTCGGTCCCGCGCACGGCCGTGCCCTTCGTCATCACCCCGGTGCTGCCCACCTTCCGCGCGCGCCACCCGCGCGTGGAGGTGGACATCGTTATCGAGGATCGCCTCGTGGACGTCGTCGCGGAAGGCTACGACGCGGGCGTACGCCTGAGCGAGTTCCTCGAGCGCGACATGGTGCAGGTGCGACTGACCAACCCCTTCCGTTTCGTGGTGGTGGGCGCACCCGGCTACCTCGCGCGCCATGGGACTCCCGAACGTCCCGAGGACTTGCTGCGCCACCAATGCGTCATCCTGCGCTCACAGACGACCGGGACACCCTACGCATGGGAGCTGGAGCGCGGGCGCAGGAACTGGCGCGTGCCGGTGCGCGGCGGCGTCGCCACCAACGACGAACAGACCAGCGTGGCGCTCTCGGCCGAGGGGCTGGGCCTGGCGTACGCCTTCGAGCCGGCGGTGCAGGAGCATCTGCGCTCCGGGCGGCTCGTGCGGGTGCTCGAGGCCTACGCGCCCACCGTCCCCGGCTTCTTCCTCTACTACCCAAGTCGCGCGCAGCGCTCCGGCCCGCTCCGCCTCTTCGTCGAGACGGCCAAGGAGCTGGCCGCGATGAGGATGTGA
- a CDS encoding cyclophilin-like fold protein: protein MKLFAATLISLPLLGAALAQTHPKGAPAYEAKTMKIRLTIGEAVLTATLRDNETTRDFVSLLPLTLTLKDYAATEKISDLPRRLSTKGTPPGTDASAGDITYYAPWGNLALFYRDSGHASGLVTLGKIDGGVEALREPGPLKARIELVK, encoded by the coding sequence ATGAAGCTCTTCGCCGCAACGCTCATCTCACTGCCGCTGCTCGGCGCAGCGCTCGCCCAGACCCACCCCAAGGGCGCGCCCGCTTACGAGGCAAAGACCATGAAGATTCGACTGACGATTGGAGAGGCGGTCCTGACGGCCACCCTGCGCGACAACGAGACCACGCGCGACTTCGTATCCCTGCTGCCACTGACCCTGACCCTCAAGGACTACGCGGCAACCGAGAAGATCAGCGACTTGCCGAGGAGGCTGTCCACGAAGGGCACGCCTCCAGGCACCGATGCCTCGGCCGGAGACATCACCTACTACGCCCCCTGGGGGAATCTGGCCCTGTTCTACAGGGACTCCGGCCATGCGAGCGGGCTCGTCACGCTCGGGAAGATCGACGGTGGCGTCGAAGCCCTGAGGGAGCCCGGTCCGCTGAAGGCGAGGATCGAGCTCGTCAAGTAG
- a CDS encoding imm11 family protein, giving the protein MLKRYFRLNDDVYIPGRWDLGTPMDAQGRNLDDWLFRKGTPLPIDGRLRIPLRGGEGTVLDFTEAGLGVPVVSARVASIFAAMAPGDMQLIPVDVEAHAEPFYILVCTHLVKCIDDEKSGEVQYWKPEDGRPEMTGTYRVVYAMRIDPTKVGDAQVFRTRGYEGDLIVSEDVKQALERVGATGIRFTEVTGPAVNTPEELERHRKRRELFEAADTARETAWRTLGSLDKEVFMPIAMSGAWPGQRQLWSVIRRGAGRTLLVTHGLSDPFIERLEPSVGFGLELALEVDAAVKDISKGWPLLLLDRVADEVAEHEQVREGVKAGLFSMEVSGKGMPKSLVTEEGRVAVLLGVESRTLPSHFSTPYGEVKLVTVKVLLPSELAYLLEHGAEGLAELARRFVESGEEHLSRLKRKPVA; this is encoded by the coding sequence ATGTTGAAGCGGTACTTCAGACTCAATGATGATGTCTACATTCCCGGACGCTGGGACTTGGGCACCCCCATGGATGCTCAGGGCCGGAATCTGGACGATTGGCTGTTCAGAAAGGGGACGCCGCTCCCTATAGACGGGCGACTCAGAATTCCCCTCCGTGGAGGAGAGGGGACGGTGCTGGATTTCACCGAGGCGGGCCTTGGGGTCCCTGTCGTCAGCGCCAGAGTCGCATCCATCTTCGCCGCGATGGCTCCTGGTGACATGCAGCTCATCCCAGTGGATGTCGAAGCGCACGCCGAGCCGTTCTACATCCTGGTTTGTACGCACCTCGTGAAATGCATCGACGATGAGAAGTCCGGCGAGGTGCAGTATTGGAAGCCGGAAGACGGGCGCCCGGAGATGACGGGAACCTACCGGGTTGTGTATGCCATGCGAATCGATCCCACGAAGGTGGGGGACGCCCAGGTGTTTCGCACCCGGGGCTATGAGGGAGATCTCATTGTCTCCGAGGACGTCAAGCAGGCCCTGGAGCGCGTGGGCGCTACGGGCATTCGGTTCACGGAGGTCACAGGCCCGGCTGTCAACACTCCGGAGGAACTCGAGCGGCACCGGAAGCGCCGTGAGCTGTTCGAGGCCGCGGACACCGCTCGTGAGACGGCCTGGCGCACCCTGGGGTCGCTGGACAAAGAGGTCTTCATGCCCATCGCCATGAGCGGTGCGTGGCCGGGCCAGCGGCAGCTCTGGAGCGTCATCCGTCGCGGGGCGGGGCGTACGCTGCTGGTCACGCACGGACTCTCGGACCCCTTCATCGAGCGCCTGGAGCCCTCTGTGGGCTTCGGCTTGGAACTCGCCCTGGAGGTGGACGCGGCCGTGAAGGACATCTCGAAGGGGTGGCCTCTGTTGCTGTTGGACCGTGTGGCGGATGAAGTCGCGGAGCACGAGCAGGTGCGCGAGGGAGTGAAGGCGGGCCTCTTCTCCATGGAGGTGTCCGGAAAGGGTATGCCCAAGTCCCTCGTCACCGAGGAGGGCAGGGTGGCCGTGCTGCTGGGCGTGGAGTCACGCACGCTGCCGAGTCACTTCTCCACACCGTATGGGGAGGTGAAGCTCGTCACCGTCAAGGTGCTGCTGCCCTCGGAGCTGGCGTACCTGCTGGAGCATGGCGCAGAGGGCCTGGCCGAGCTGGCACGACGCTTCGTGGAGAGCGGCGAGGAGCACCTGTCCCGTCTCAAAAGGAAGCCCGTGGCGTAG